The genomic window ATTGGAATTGATCTCTCTATCTACTCTTTCAAATTTGATTGGAATTTAACGATAactaaatatttttcaaactaaAAAAAGGTTCAGAAAATCTATGGCCCGGCTCTAAACTCGAAGTTTAAGTACCGGGCTTGAGCCAAGAAAATAGGCCTGAAGGTTGGGTCGAGGCCAGGTTCGAGTTTGACTAATTCTAGAGGGCTTGCATAAGGACGTCCAGGGGGGACAAAAATCTGAATATTTTATTCATTTCCAAGCCAAATAGGACAGTTTTAATCGAAATTAAGTGGGGATGGTTTTGGTGATgggtttaaaaattaaaaatcattcggcTTTAATCGAAATTAAGTGGCCCAAAACTTAAGACCAAATATCCAATCAAAAATTGGTTTGTGATCGGATTGGACCCGATCCTGGACTTAGAACATGTCAACTCACTCTTTTAAACATTTGCTCATGTCTGTGTTTAGATACGTAGTCTGGAAGCAGTGAGTTTCACAAACTTAACACTTTGGTCTATGGATACCAATTTGCAGACTTTGACTCCACCTCTAAATATGTGACCCCCTCCCTCAAACTAGGGTTTGGGGTTTAGGCATTCTTTCAGATATTCAAGGAAGTATGGCCAAGAAGAAGAGATCTCGAATTGTCACACTGTCCAAAGTTGCTCCAGAAAagtatgaattctctctccttttttttaatcctccattcttctctctctctctctctctccccccttcttcttcttcttcttcttcttcaatttacatggatttattttaataaaaatataaattttgactaGAGCAAGTTCTGATTGTTATGAAGGCAACCGCCTCGACGATCTTCTGTCAAAACTTGAAAGGTAATATCCAATCCCTTGATCTCTTGGAGTATTATGATATGGCTTTTTAAAGAATTCCTTTTTGAAATAGGAGCATAGAATCAGCAAAAATTTTGAAGGGAGATCTTCCTGAAAAAATTTGGATCAAGGTACAGTCAGATTTATTGGGGATTCTATGGTCATACCCTTTCAAGAATTTTATAAATAGTGCTTATTTGTTTACATGTAGCACCAATTTGCTATTGGGGTCAATGACGTCACCCGTGTGCTCGAGAGGATGCCTCGAGGTGAGGTGCAAGTTCCTTCGAAGGAAGATCCTGAGACAAAGAGTGGCCTTCGTAGAGCTCCTTTGGTTCCCCTTCAGGTTAAATCACATTTCTCATCTTGTATAGACCTACTTTGCCACCTTGCATTCCATGTAAAATTTTTCATAGCTAGAAAAGTTGTTGCTTTTTCCCAGTGTGAGTGGAAAAACAATAATCTTGCACACATCCAAGTCAGTACCAATTCACAAGTGCCTTTTACAAGTAATCAGTGTAAAATGTCTTCCATTTCTTTATAATGCAAAAACTTAGTTTCGTAAGCACCATTTAAAAGCAAAAAATCTAAAGGTCCCCACTCTAATCCCTGCTTCTGAAAGAGCATTTGGCACGGTGCTCTGTGAAGGGCTGAACGCCTCACAAACCCTTGCTGACATCTACCTACCCCAATATATTGCTCTCATCCAACTAAGCTGGAATTGGTTGCACTAGTCCTTTCAAGGTTGttaataaaagtttttttttttctttttttgtctctGAATCCAAGAAAATTAAACTGCTCCATGGTGATCTATTTGGATGAATGTGCTCATTCAATGGAATGGAGCCTTTTCAGTTCACATCAGTTTTTAGAATGAACACTGAGTATCCTGAAATTATAGTGGCATATTAGTGACTGGTTGCAGCCTATTGCTGCTAATTATGTGTATGCTAGATCATCCTTCTTTGTGTTATTAGGTGATACTTTTGTAAATTGCTTAAGAATGCTAAACACTATATATGTACTCCAATGATTTGCTTATTGGCAGATTTTCTTGAAATACCAAGGACAGCCTTGAAGCCTGGTTCT from Elaeis guineensis isolate ETL-2024a chromosome 4, EG11, whole genome shotgun sequence includes these protein-coding regions:
- the LOC105043856 gene encoding uncharacterized protein isoform X2, translated to MAKKKRSRIVTLSKVAPEKASSDCYEGNRLDDLLSKLERSIESAKILKGDLPEKIWIKHQFAIGVNDVTRVLERMPRGEVQVPSKEDPETKSGLRRAPLVPLQAVLLASDCNPRWLTKHIPSLASSRQVPVIFVKDNKGGSLRLGELVNVKAALAIGVKVRESCINRTIDEVLGGDAVVDDDV
- the LOC105043856 gene encoding uncharacterized protein isoform X1, which gives rise to MEEIERVWGLGILSDIQGSMAKKKRSRIVTLSKVAPEKASSDCYEGNRLDDLLSKLERSIESAKILKGDLPEKIWIKHQFAIGVNDVTRVLERMPRGEVQVPSKEDPETKSGLRRAPLVPLQAVLLASDCNPRWLTKHIPSLASSRQVPVIFVKDNKGGSLRLGELVNVKAALAIGVKVRESCINRTIDEVLGGDAVVDDDV